In Seriola aureovittata isolate HTS-2021-v1 ecotype China chromosome 24, ASM2101889v1, whole genome shotgun sequence, the following proteins share a genomic window:
- the LOC130165469 gene encoding dynein light chain Tctex-type 3-like, whose translation MTGTMEYHNGNEGSFNSEEADNIVKECIENILGSDDYSQSLVNKWTASIVERCLTQLVKQGKPYKYIVTCAVMQKTGAGLHTANSCYWDTAMDGSCTVRWENRTMYCVVSVFAVAVA comes from the exons GGCTCATTTAACTCTGAAGAAGCTGATAACATTGTCAAAGAG tgcaTCGAGAATATCTTGGGTAGTGACGACTACAGCCAGAGTCTGGTGAACAAATGGACCGCCAGCATTGTGGAGCGTTGCCTCACGCAGCTGGTCAAACAGGGGAAACCGTACAAGTACATCG tGACGTGCGCTGTGATGCAGAAAACAGGCGCAGGACTCCACACAGCTAACTCCTGCTACTGGGACACTGCCATGGACG gaaGCTGCACTGTGAGATGGGAAAACCGCACTATGTACTGTGtggtcagtgtgtttgctgtggctGTCGcatag
- the LOC130165431 gene encoding cytochrome b-245 heavy chain, with protein MGNFVANEGLSIFVILVWLGLNAYLFVQFYFNFLTPKWFYTRVLLGHALSWARAPAAALNFNCMLILLPVCRNLLSFLRGTIQCCSRTAARQLDSNITFHKLVAYMIAFHTAVHIVAHLFNFEYFMDAQLNRNSSLLTFVLSEIGTGDNLPFLNPIRTNETNPTIVMFTTIAGLTGVAITLALILIITSSMEVIRRSYFEVFWYTHHLFIIFFIGLVFHGYGRIVRGQTNESLNISRPERCADQFEDWGKPGSNCSVPVFAGNPPGTWKWVLAPMILYVCERLVRIYRSHQKVVITKVVMHPSKTLELQMKRKGFSMEVGQYVFIQCPSVSRLEWHPFTLTSAPEEDYFSAHIRIVGDWTQELYEACGGDKNETQEAWKLPKVAIDGPFGTASEDVFRYEVVMLVGAGIGVTPFASILKSVWYKRIQNNQDVFTKKIYFYWLCPETQAFEWFADLLQSLEGQMTEKGMTDFLSYNIYLTRWKENEAAHFRVHHEAENDPITGLKQKTLYGKPNWDNEFTNIATKHPGTKVGVFLCGPPQLGKSLEKQCRSHSEADVKFIFNKENF; from the exons ATGGGGAACTTTGTTGCTAACGAGGGACTCTCCATCTTCGTTATT CTGGTCTGGCTGGGGCTCAACGCGTACCTGTTCGTCCAGTTCTACTTTAACTTCCTGACACCGAAGTGGTTTTACACCAGAGTCCTGCTCGGG CATGCGCTGTCCTGGGCCAGAGCTCCTGCCGCCGCCCTCAACTTCAACTGCATGCTCATCCTGCTGCCCGTCTGCAGaaacctcctctccttcctccgcGGCACCATCcag TGCTGCAGCCGCACGGCCGCACGCCAGCTGGACAGCAACATCACCTTCCACAAGCTGGTGGCGTACATGATCGCCTTccacacag CCGTGCACATCGTCGCGCACTTGTTTAACTTCGAGTACTTCATGGACGCCCAGCTGAATCGGAACAGCAGCCTCCTGACCTTTGTCCTCTCTGAAATCGGCACCGGGGACAACCTTCCCTTCCTGAACCCCATCAGGACCAACGAGACG AACCCCACCATCGTCATGTTCACCACCATCGCCGGGCTGACGGGCGTGGCCATCACGCTCgccctcatcctcatcatcacttCGTCCATGGAGGTGATCCGCAGGTCGTACTTCGAGGTGTTCTGGTACACACACcacctcttcatcatcttcttcatcgGCCTGGTGTTCCACGGCTACGG ACGTATCGTGCGAGGACAGACGAATGAAAGCCTGAACATCAGCCGGCCGGAGCGTTGCGCTGACCAGTTCGAAGACTGGGGAAAACCCGGGTCCAACTGCAGCGTACCAGTGTTCGCTGGAAACCCTCCAGGG ACGTGGAAGTGGGTGCTGGCTCCCATGATCCTCTATGTGTGCGAGAGGCTCGTTCGCATTTACAGATCCCACCAGAAAGTGGTCATCAccaag GTGGTGATGCACCCCTCCAAGACCCTGGAGctgcagatgaagaggaaaggCTTCAGTATGGAGGTGGGTCAGTACGTCTTCATCCAGTGTCCGTCCGTCTCCCGGCTGGAGTGGCACCCCTTCACCCTGACCTCCGCCCCCGAGGAGGACTACTTCAGCGCCCACATCCGTATCGTCGGGGACTGGACTCAGGAGCTGTACGAGGCCTGCGGGGGGGACAAGAACGAGACCCAGGAGGCCTGGAAACTGCCCAA GGTCGCCATAGACGGCCCGTTTGGAACCGCCAGTGAAGACGTGTTTCGTTACGAGGTGGTCATGCTGGTGGGCGCGGGAATCGGAGTGACTCCCTTCGCCTCCATCCTCAAGTCTGTGTGGTACAAACGCATCCAGAACAACCAGGACGTCTTCACCAAGAAG ATCTACTTCTACTGGCTGTGCCCGGAGACGCAGGCCTTCGAGTGGTTCGCCGACCTGCTGCAGTCGCTGGAGGGTCAGATGACGGAGAAGGGCATGACCGACTTCCTCAGCTACAACATCTACCTCACCCGCTGGAAGGAGAACGAG GCGGCTCACTTCCGTGTTCACCACGAGGCGGAGAACGACCCGATCACGGGGCTCAAACAGAAGACGCTTTACGGGAAACCCAACTGGGACAACGAGTTCACCAACATCGCGACAAAGCACCCGGG AACTAAAGTGGGAGTGTTCCTGTGTGGTCCGCCTCAGCTGGGGAAATCTCTGGAGAAGCAGTGTCGGTCCCACTCGGAGGCCGACGTCAAGTTCATCTTCAACAAAGAAAACTTCTAA